From the Papaver somniferum cultivar HN1 chromosome 2, ASM357369v1, whole genome shotgun sequence genome, the window ACTTGATTCAgctcaaagaaaattttggtggggTCATAATTTAGTGTATGAATGTTTCGTAGATGGGATGTTCGTAGGGGTAACAAAATTTTAGTGTGGTATGATAAATGGGTCAGAGGCTTAAATTCACCACCTACTCCTAGGGATACTTTTAGAGAACCAGCTAGGATTGTGTTTGTTTCTGATTTGATGCTGGATAATCCAAGAAGATGAAATGTACAATTAATCTGGGATATGTTTCCAGATAATACAGCAAAACTAATCTTGCAGATGAACTTAGTTCAACAAGGAAATGATAGGCTTATATGGAACCAAGTAGGAATGGGGAATTTTCAGTAAAGACAGCATATAAAGCCTTATCCAATATGTATCCTAATGTTAGGAAATCTTCTGGTATCAACTGGAAAGGTTTGTGGAGAACCGATGCACCTCATAAAGTTAAGTTATTTATCTGGAAGTGTCTAAAAGTAATAGTGCCAACTAGAGTCATTCTTAATAGATATAACTATGTCCTAGATGTTCTCAAGCAGAAGAAACTGTTTGGACCATATATATTTGAAATGGGCTTAATAAGGTCATCAGCTCATTAGCCTTAAACAGAAATCTTGGTTCATGGGTTAAAGCTTAAGCCCATAAAAAGTTAAGAACGAAATATGTTAGCCTTTATTAAAGGTGACTACATTCATCGTATCTTGAAAGGGGATGAATCTGTTCAACCCAAGAAGTTATAATTAATCTAGATATATATTTGGTCCAAGTACATTATTAACCTGGTCACCCTGAAATGAGGGAATGGATAAAGGTTAATTATTGGGCCAAATACATTTTTAAATGTCTAAATACATAATTCTGATTTAAATAATGATGAACCTGGACGGTATTTGGTCCAGGTGCGTCATCAATATGAATGCAGACAGGTAATTACTGGATGCATACCCTCTAttacctataaatagaggagggATTTCAACAATAAAGCTACACAATTCTATTCCTTTTATCTCCACTAAAACCTGTTTAGATCTCCTTACTCATTGAGGCAtcagagtgtctttgcaggtacccccccttTTCTACATTCATTAAGAGTATTAGAAAGCCAAGAGCATTGAAGAGATGAAGAGGATTTTTCCTATTATCAAGGACGCATCACGAGGAAAAGCTGTGGATCATCTCAATGTCTACAAATCATCCACAAAGTATTAATCTTACGCAATCGAACGGTTAAGATTATATCATTTCTGTAAAAATCTCGAGGAGTGTTGTAGGAACGTTTTTTCTACAACATCTTTTGGCGGCCACCGTGGGACAGAGAAGGATTCTTCAAAAACGAACAAATTAAGATTCATGGAAACATCACAGGAAAATTGAAATGGTGGAATAACAATATCGATACCAGAGTCCGAGGGAATCATAGCGATGTCGATCACCCATTTCAGGAAGGAGTTGAAACGTCACCAGCAACAACAGCATCAAGGTGTCCTTCTACAAGAACTTATCCCCAAGGGATAAGTAGAGGAAATCGATGGGTACGTATCTCAACTCCATCTTTAAGTGATACTTCCAATCTTAATGTATCTCCAAGGGGTGGTAACCAACCCCAAAAAAATATGCTAAACTCGCGTCCGAACTCCCTCGCCAAAAGGGGCCTTCGTTTAGCCTCGCATATGGTGCAAGCGGATAGGGCAGTGGAAACACCCGTAGATTTGACTCTTCGAGAAATATTGCAagagttagaaaaagaaaacatactaCTGAAAGCGTCTCTGGAAAAGAGACCACAAACTGGTAGCACCCAACATTCAGAAAGTGTCACTCCACACCGACATGCACGACCTTCACATGAGGGTTGGAGAGCACGACAGGGGACGAATGATCGCGACGGTAGATATAGATCACCCGAAAGGAAAACTACTAAGTATCATGGGCCGAATAACTTCTTTGAAAGCAATCACTTCATCGAAGAAGCGGAGAGATAGTCTGGACCAAGCAACTGGCAGAACAACAGGCGTGAAAGGGAGTTCCTCAATGATCGAAGAAAGGAGTACCTCTACGGGAGAAAAAGAAAGGAGTATTATGACGAAAACCAACGCTCGAAGAAAGCAAAATCGAGGAAGAACAAGGAGTCAGAAATGAACGAATCCGTCGAGTAACTGAAGTAGATTCATCACAAATTGAGGAACTCAATAAAAGAAAGCTAGGATCGAGGGAAGAAAGGTTACAAGTCTTAGCGATGAAAAGGTCTATGGACTCACCTTTCGTCGAAGAAATAAGGTGGTTCCGCCCACAAGCAAACTTTGTGCAGCACCAGTTCAAGGAGTTATTCGACGAAAAGAGCGGCGATCCAGTGGAACATGTGCAACATTTCCAAGATTCAATGAGTCTGTGGGGATATAGCGATGAGTTGTTATGCAAAACCTTTCATGTGACACTGACAGGTAAAGCTTTGACTTGGTTCTCACAATTGGAATCAAATTCAATTGCGAACTTTGGGATGCTGTCAGACGCATTTTTCGAGCAATATAAGATCAATTTGGGAAGCAAAAAAGGTAGCAGTCACTTCTTTGGATTACATCAAGAAACAAATGAAAGTCTGGAAACTTTCAACCAACAGTTTCACCAAGAAGTTGGAGAATTCGGCACGGTTGATGCTGGGCTCATCATTGAAGCATACAAGAATTCCTTTCCTTTTGACGAATTCGGGACATTCAATTCCTTAACCGTACAGCCGGTAGGAAACCTCAAAGAATTATATGCAAGGgcagaaaaggaaaaaatagCAAAGTTGTCACTGACGAAGGGGACAACAGAAATTCCATCCAAAGTGAGACATCATCCGGATGACGACTCCAAGAAGAAAAATCGTGAGGGTTCGGAAGGCCTCACTATATAAGAGACACAAACGAGTAATAAAAGTATTATTCCACACCGACGTGCACGATCTTCACATGAGGGTTGGCGAGCGCGACGGGTACGAAGTGATCACGATATGACACTTGAATCATCAGAATGGAAAGCTCCTGAAGCAAGTAATGTATCCAAGAAAAATGATCGCTACAAAAGGCATCACGCCATCATAGAATCTGAACGACAATAGTTATCTAGCCATTTTCTGAACCACAGTTGCCAGCGATAGAGATACCTTGACGACCAGAGTGGAGGGGAATACCTCGAAAAGCAGAAGgagtattacaaaaaaaaataaaaaaaataaaaggaaagtttCAACTTCAAATAAGAGAATTTCCATGGATGTTGTTTATGGCAATAGTCCTATGCCAACACAATCAGCGTATTCAATTCGCGCACATTCTCTTAGCCTAGCCTCGCAAATATCAGAAATCTCAAGTTGTATCTCACAACAAATCAGAGGAAACATCTTCATTATGTCTATTCTCCAATTCCAGAGTTACTTGCTTGCACATTCGCCCTTGGTCCATCAGATGGATatgttgtagtatttcgattgccgtaaataaggattcgttgctcggacttgaaaagatttttaaaacaaaaatatatacaaaatttgtcacaagatcaagagatactaggactcaggattccaccattaatcattcacacaattcatatatttattagaaacaattatagctcaaatcataaggactctcattcttgccaaggtacatttttagaaaatttattgtatatcactagcatgacgcataaaaagcactacgaccaagcatacatcatcatacgatatcacaaccaattaagaaaaatcataaatcgattaataaaaagtgcaagtagtcaaaaaaagaattaatataattatcatatgcataaagaacggcttcctccatcatcccagtgttggggtttagctaatcctaataatcatgttctcaaaatatatatttgatgctcaaagtatgattaaaagagtcaaaagttataaaacagtggttctgagactcacaaaacacgtccagaaagaaacgataccagaaaactgcagctaaactgcgacatttttccactgctgctggaaatgttgaagaacgacggtctttaagtgtctgtttttcgtgttcttgaagctctttaatggcagcagcagtagcaggtgATCATTGTTGCTGGTTCCATTTTCTCGCTCCTCCTAgctctggatcgaccccaaactcttcattcccttatctcaattctcaacacctcttatatacttcacaaccCCAAGAAATCCCgcaaaatcttctctttttttccttgctGCCAAGTTACGTAACTTCCCTGCAGTTTGAGAGAAAATCTCTCATGTTGATTTTTGTACGCGTCTTCTAGATATTTTCTTGTCACCAAACTCTCTCAGGACTTGAACCATTACAAGATAGACGTCTATCCAGCGTGAGACTCTCCCAAaaaatctcacaaaatatttgaacatgAACAGAAAGAGGACGTACTCTGTTTGGACTTTGGTTGCTTCCTCCGACttgtccagcccaattggttgggtctaaACAATCCCATAGACCCTGTTAAGCTCTAAGAAGTCAAGCCCAACCAAATTTAGCTATTGAATCTCCATGAAACTCGTTCAAATattcaatccaaaatcaacagcgcctgcatgcatttttcccgccaaaaaccattatttgaaatttgaagaagacctccccctatccagttcaggggtgcgaatagcaagttgggttgaaataaaaattcttgggtggaaataaccaaaacttgggtgtctttagtaatttttctgggatgttttccgcactttttctgggttcctctggggtatttctgggatacttccggtacacttttggggtacttccggtgcactatcaacggagctccaaacgccacatttttagccaattccgccgcaaaaccttatttttccaaaaacacctacaaataaataaaacaccataataagtacaaaaatgggtactaacattatatacaattaagatatattagacaaataaatgcgtctatcaaatacccccaaacttattatttgctagtcctcgagcaaatcaaatagaaaataaaatcctaactcactttcgcaggcatcgtcgattgcatttagcgtatgcaataagcctttaaacccctaggtggccctagtggacgagttagagtctcgggagggcttacaagagatatacccacaaaacctgtactccagaccttagttatctacgcagaaccttggaaggcactaaagaatctccttggttggcatacttattgattacaggataaagtaccctgatgcgaaattccaattgttgtacacgagtttgcactcaagcatactaaaattcatataaagtgacagagctctactcagatagtcgcactgtggacatcaatatccggagtcaaaactaatcacatggatagatcaagaagatggatatagaaaaacatagatggttttgatgtttactaagtgaacggcgtttcccatatctgtctgaaggcctccgccaaaatgaacctatcctaatggattgagatactagtctgactaatatcaacacactggcatatacaagggtacaagtggtcgataacctaactctaggtcaacacaactggcatatacaagggtaccagtattgaatttattccttttggtcaaatggtctagtctcaatgtcttttttttttttaacttttttttttttttttcaattttttttcatggtatctcaatcactctaattctccctagcattggtaacaacttgaatcgtgagccccaccaaatcacttagaaacatatttaaaaagaaaacaacatcaaaaaagaagtgaaaaggactcaacgagatatggtgaaactatcataatattcctaacaactgagctctgtgcttttatgaatagactctttagatgttgccatctaatcagattggttcctcaattcctaaaaccaaaatgcttccatccacttagattggctagtgccatcctaaataagcataaatttctaggctctggagtttatttattatgcaactaaaaagtttctcccatacccccaaacttaaacctaacattgtcctcaatgttctaaagataaaattaaaaacatgaacaaggagaaaatgttaccaatgaagcaaaagagataaggaaagat encodes:
- the LOC113351318 gene encoding uncharacterized protein LOC113351318, yielding MKRSMDSPFVEEIRWFRPQANFVQHQFKELFDEKSGDPVEHVQHFQDSMSLWGYSDELLCKTFHVTLTGKALTWFSQLESNSIANFGMLSDAFFEQYKINLGSKKGSSHFFGLHQETNESLETFNQQFHQEVGEFGTVDAGLIIEAYKNSFPFDEFGTFNSLTVQPVGNLKELYARAEKEKIAKLSLTKGTTEIPSKVRHHPDDDSKKKNREGSEGLTI